TCCCTGCTCCCTATTAATGACAGCATTTACATTACATCACAAAATGCATTCTTGTGTCCATCTGCTTCTCTTGGTCATCCATATTTCACCCTGCAGATGCACCTGAAGTGTGCCAGTGTCTTTGCTCTGCATTGCAAGTTCTCAGTGGCATCAAATAGCCAAGGCCCACTactgcttcctcctcttttttttacttctcttttcaGCAGAGGATGTGTAGTTCACCCAAGAACATGGTGGATTTCTTTCAAGCTCTTCTTTCTTGAGTTCCCAGTCTTCATCTCTCTGGTCTAAGGGGATTCCTTTCATTGCGGCGGTCCTGCGATAGTTTCTGCTCTCCACCTctgctctggggaaaaaagcaagagtgCATCTTCACATACTGAACACAGCACAGTCACACCGCCGTTCATGGGTGGCCCATCTACAGGATCAGGGGATCGTATATTCCTATGGTCAAAACACTGTTGCCAGCAATACATGAGAAAATACTGAGGCTCATCCCAAATCCAACAGTATTCATCACCCCAAGTGACCAGCTACTCACTGAGTTGGGCTGAAGTGGGAAACCTGCGGTAAGGATCTACGGTGAGATCGGACTTTTACCATTGGAATCATAATTTTAACCACAAAAAGCTCTCAAAGTCTGTTCCTGTGAATTTGTGTGCTATTAAATAGACTTAAGCACATCTAATACAATTGTACGTGGTATATTAACTCATTGCAAgagaaacatttccattttcttttagtttttgtACTGCTCATTCATAAGTACCAGAAATTCTTAATGCCAAAACATCAGACCTGAAGATGACTGGAATTTGGGAGGATTTGTACCTAGTTCTTCTTTATAGATGACCTTTTAACCTCAGAAATTTTCTAATCCAAATCAGCCCTGAAATTTTGTTAAACTTTGCATTGAAATCCAGAACTGAACTTGACAATTCTTCcccatttctgttttttaaataataacttGAATTCAGCAATGTCATAGGAATAAGGCTGTGCTGCAGATGTTCAGATTTTGCATGGGAAAACATTATGTAGACGATACCATTTTCCCCAGCCCAACATCTCCATATGCAAATCGTTCACAACTCTCCTCTTGTTGCTGGGGGGTTTAGCTGTGGTTTTCAAGTTACCTGCGTGATTGTAAGTGtgtgcagtactgcaggtggggtctcatgagagcagagcaaaggagcagaatcacctccctcaacctgctggacacgctgcttttgatgcaacccaggatgtggttggccttctgggctgcaagtgcacattgccggctcatgttgatGGGAATCCCACGCAGGGCTTTCCCTGTGGACACAAGTCGCGTGGGCCAGGGTGAAGAAGGGCAGAAGAAATCACCTTTGtgagaagggaagagcagagctgagctttGCCTCTGACTGTTCAGAGGTTTTCTCCTCCTGGCAACCACATGAAGGGATTTTGTAAGCTCCTGCAGCTCTCTTGCTCCCACACACTTCcggcacctcctcctcctcctcccatctttgcagtgctgctgctacCTTTGCTCACTTGCCCAGCATCACGCTGCACCCCCATGGTTCAGGGGAAGGACTGTCCTGATCTggctgaggaggagggaaaCAGGAGACATTCAGTAGGGAGCTCCCTGGCCATGCTTTGCAGCCTGATGGCAGTTTTTTCTCCCAGCCTGTGAGACCCCAGGTGTCAGGCACTGTAAGAAGTAGGAGGGTTCTTATAGGACAGGAAGGGGACAGTTGCATCAGACTGCAGtagggtgggatgggggggcaGGTCTGGCCACCTGAGAGCCTGAGGATGATGGGATCTTGATCGGTTGCATGCTCAGTACTGCTACCTGCATGGGGCATCCACCCGGCCAGTTCCATTAGTCCAGTGGGATCAGAGATGCGAGTGAGGGACTAGAAAGTGCAAAGCAAGAGTTAATCAATCAGTGTACCTCATCAGCATCCTTCCCCCAGAGGCACGATCACACATGTCCATCCCATAAAACTAGGGCCACCAGAGACAAACCAAACTGAATTCACCGAAAAGCACCCATCACTTGACACTTCCCAGCCCACCtgtcacagaagcagcagaacgGCGGGTGACGGGAGAGAAACTGCCAAGTCAGCCTCCTGAAACACAGCttgcaggggaagaaaatcCACTAACGGCCAGCTGGCACAAGGCATCCTTGACTCCTGGACTCAAGGGCATAGACCataaaaaaggaacagatttGTCTCCTTGTCACCCAGTCTGTAAAACTTCCACCCTCCTTAGACATGAAGGTGATGGCAAACGAGATACAGAGAAGTGGGTGATTCACTAAACTTTGCTTCCTGCTGATACCCTGTTGCAGGGCAGAGGCATTGTGTCCAGCACCCATAAGGTTgctcttcacacacacacaagaggAGTCTAATCACCATCTCAGTTTGACAACTTCATTCCTGACTATTTGCAGGTCTAAAGGATCTGGAGACCATCCGGCTTCACATTCATTCTCGCATTTTTAGCCTCAGAGAAGTGGGTTGTTTTTCTTGAGCACTTCTCTTTTGAGCTTCCAGACAATGTCCATCCATAAATGCAGTGACTCTCTCTTAATGTCACCTCAGTCAAGCATGACTGGTCTTAAATGATCCATAATAGTTTTGGATGACTCCATCCAAACCTAGCTATGACACTGATGTTTTCTAGGCAACAGGAAAAACTGAATGAAGATCTCACTAGAACTATTACTAAAAGCCACTGGATTTTATAGGAACATGTGGTGGGTACCATGTTTTGTTGTTGAGATGAACTCCAGGCCTTCCgtaaaaacatttcaatatGTTAATGCTGTAGCAAGATCCTTagcaaacaaatgcaaatagGAGCATATGATAATAATATTCAAAGAGTAATGCTTGCATTTATATCCCCCAGAAAACAAGTGCATCAttctgaagagagaaaatgctgGTGGTTTATTTCTTGCAGCTATAGAGCTATTTGttgtgattttcatttttcctgattACACCACAGGATCAGCCAAGATCTAGTTGGTAACTGTGGTCCTGATGCTCAAGGTCCTATGTGCAAGGTCCTGTACAAACCCAAAGTCTATAGGCAATCCATGCCCTGCAGAGCTTAACAGATCTTACCTGTTCAAAAACCCACAGTTTTCAGCACTTAAAGTCATTTGGAAGCTTGAGGGTATTGCAGGTATTTCAGTGTGTTAGGAACGCAGCATGCTCCCATCCCTAAAACTCTTCACATTGCTAGCAGATGAGTTTTGAGCCATGGCACAGGGCACACTTAGGCTTATTTTTGACCTTTTCCTCTATATGCTTCAACTTAAACCTTTAAAAGAAAGTCCTGCTTTTCCTTCAACGCCCTCCCCTACCATGTGCCTCTTCACTGACAATTAAGGCATTACCATTGGGAAAACTAGCATGGATTTCAGTGCCCGTGGAGGATCAAAATCAACTCCAGTTTCCAGCTCCTGGACTCTCAGATGAAAGAGGACAGTGACTCCCTTGACTGTGCTTTGCTCAGCGCACCACCTCCACGTGAGCATCGTGGGTGACTGTCAGGAGACCCCAGATCATGAATCCTGACAGCGATCAAACATGGCATAATCACTAAATCACAACATTGCTCACTGCAGAAAAGCATCTACATTGTTTGTGTCACCCAACGCAGCCCTTCTGAACTGAAATTCAAATATCGAAGACTGACATTGATACCAGGTAAGGGAATACCAAGCACATTTACATTCCTGCACCTGCCCTGCTCTGAATAGGAGCAGCACCAAaatccccaccaccaccagccctATAAAGCTCCTGCTTCCATACGTGACGctcagcaaacagcagctgccaACCTGTGCTAAGCATTGGTGCAACAACCTACTTTTCTGGCACGGCACCGCTACCCATCTTGGAGAATGGAAGATTGTCACTCTCAAGATCAGTTTAATGTCACCTCATACCATGCCACGGCTGTGGTCTTCATCACACTTCAGGCATTTGCTGGCATGTGGATAAACGCTTTCattgtttctgtgctttgtattgcttgggtcaaaaagaaaagctttaactCTAATGAGAAGATCTTGCTGGTTCTGGGATGCTCCAGCTTTTGGCATTTGTGCATCATATGGTTATATGTCTTTCTTTCAACACTTTATCTCAAGTACTTCTGTGTTTGCCCCATACCCCAACTACTTGCAGCTACTGAAAcgtttttaaattgtttcaaCCTGTGGGTTTCTGCCTGTCTTTCTGGGTTTTATTGCATAAAAATTGCAAATTTCAGGCATGTCTTCTTCATCtacctgaaagtaaaaattgaCAGGCTCGTGCCGTGGCTGTTGTTGGCTTCAGTGCTTGTATCCCTGGTCTTATGCGTCCTTGCCTACAAGCTCAATGCTGAACTGTACTGTGAGAACATGAATTCCACCGCCCTAGGAAATTTCTCGGAACTGAACGTTGGAAAGGATGAAAGATTTTTCCCTACTTATTTTATCTTTGGCTTCATATTTGCCACTGCATTCATGGCAGTAATCTTTTctgcccttctcctccttttttcgCTGTGGAGACACAAATGCAAGATGCAGACAAACTCAGTGAAGAACATCAGCATAGATGCCCATATCAAAGCCATGAAATttattctgtcctttttcttcatttacagcATTAACTTTACATGTTTGATATTGAAACTGGTTTATagcatgaagaagaaaaaaactgaggtggttctcatttcagtatttcagtataATTTACCGGCTGTTCATTCctttattctgattttcagcAATCCCAAACTGGAAAAGACGCTGCTAAGGACTCTGTCCTGGGCAAAGTGCAAGGTTTGCATGAGGTAGGAAATGTAATAAAAGCTGGAGCCCATTAAAAATGTTGATATTTTATTATAAGCCTCAAGTAATCTAATTGCTATAATGCAACTCTCCAGCTAGTGTAGATGATACAGATGTTCTGTCTTCACCATCTAAGTTaagaaaacttcattaaaattctTTGATTATTATGAGTTAAATTAGTATTAAAACTTGACTTAGATAATTCTTTGACTTAAATTATTGCCAATAACAAAGTAATTCAGACCTTGTACATGGGTTAGCTGCAAAAGGGGAATAACAATACTGCAAACCTTCTAAAAACGCTTTGGTGTTTGCTGACTGAAACTACTTAACTGAACAACATGTTTATAtctattttgttttacatttatttctgctgtggCTGTGTACTTTGCAATATGATGAGTTGTATCACTGTCTTGCATCGGTTTATACCTCATGCGTGAATATGTTGATCGCTATTATTCAACGGAGGTGGTTACTGACTTACAAACAGCAACGCAGCAATGGCCTCAGGGCGGAGAGCTGGGGCGAAGAGCCCCCACCCCATGCCAGCCTTACGTGtcctctgcctgccccactTCAAGCAAAAACATGATTTCCCCTGCTCTGTGCAACTACTCTCCTGgtctgcttttacttttctaGGAGATCTGCTTTCACCAATGGACTCTGGTTCTGTAAAACACCGAGGAATGTGGGGTTTGTGCAAAGCGTTGCATGGCATAAAGCCACGCTTTCATCTCGCAGGGATCCATGGGCAGATGTATTGGTGTCCGTgccaggtgctggcagctggggggGTCCATGGAAGTCTCTGTGCAGTGAGGTCAAGGCTACCCCGTGCTGGGGAAAGCCAGTCCCAGCCAGCTCCAGTGGACCCAACACAGGACACAGCTCAGCCCATCAGGGATGCTGGTGGCTACTCTGGGAAAATATagttaagaaagggcaaaaccaCTGTCTGGCTGTGAGGAGTAAGAAACAGTCCTGCAAAACACAGGGtcagagaaggaaggggagtaggtgctccaggtgccagagcagggaTTCGCCTGCAGCCCACGGAGAGGACCGTGGTGAGGTAGGCTGTGCCCCTgtagcccatggaggtccacggtggagcagatatccacctgcagcccatggaagaccctatggtggagcagatatccacactgcagcccatggaggactaTGGTGGAGCtgatatccacctgcagcctgtggaggaccccacgctgcAGCAGATGCACATGCCctgaaggagctgcagcccatggagggcccacgctggagcaggcttatcctgaaggactgtagcCCAGGGGAAGGACCCACACTcgagcaggggaagagcatgaggaggaaggagtggtaGAGATGAAGCATTATGGACTGATCACAACCCCCAatccccatccccctgcgccgctgcaggggaggaggtagaggagtTGAGAATGAatgagtgaagttgagcctggaaggaagaggaggtgggagggagatggttttgttttgtctttgttcctCACCATCCTACTCTATTTTCAAttgacaataaattaatttgattttcccCAAGACTGTTTTGCCCATGGCAGTAATTGTGATCTCTGTGTCTTTATTTTGACCCaaaagtttttctgtctttctccctCATCCTATTGAGGAGAGGCACTGAGACAGTTgctgggtgggcatctggcagatggccaaggtcaacccaccacagtggCTCTGGTTTTTTAGTACTTTCCCCTCCTTACTGATgccatgagaaagaaaagaaggccTGAGTTTTTGCCTTTgctgagaaatgaaagaaacttTCAGTGACTTGAAACTtgagggttggactagatgatcttcaaaggtcccttccaacccaaaccattccatgattctatgttGTGTGATGTGGATGTGAAGGATAGATGTactcattcttttaaaattcctcAGTGCCTacaaaatgcagaaagcagctATCTATTTTTTAGTTTAGGGTCACTTTTTACCAAAATAATGCCAGGCATATGTAAAGATTGTAAAGAGAAAGTTAACAGGTCATCTATAAAGAATAACTATGTACAAATCCTCCCAAATTCCAGTCATCTTCAGGTCTGATGTTTTGGCATTAAGAATTTCTAGTACTTATGAATGAGCAGTAcgaaaactaaaagaaaatggaaatgttgcTCTTGCAATGAGTTAATATACCACGTACAATTGTATTAGATGTGCTTAAGTCTAGTTAAAAGCACACAAATTCACAAGAACAGTCTTTGAGAGCTCTTTATGGTTAAAATTATGATTCCAATGGTAAAAGTCCGATCTCACCGTAGATCCTTACCGCAGGTTTCCCACTTCAGCCCAACTCAGTGAGTATTCTCCATTGGATGCAGAGGAATCCCTGCTCTAGAACCTGGAgcatctccttttcctcctctccctctgacCCTGCTgttgcagggctgtttctcacacttctGCCCTCACTCCTCACTGCTGGGCAGCATTTTTGCCTTATCATAAATATGTTTTCCCAGAGGAGCCACCAGCACCGCTGATGAGCTGAGCTGTGCCCCGTGGTGTGTCCGGAGTGGTGCAGCCCCGATCTCTTTTCACAGAGACCTCCCCTGCACTCCCCCACTGCTAGCACCTGGGCATGGACACCCCAATTGTACATCTTGTCCAAAAGAAGACAAACCCTTTTCTCCTACTGCAGAGGTCTGATTTTGCAGGTACTCAGTATTTACGGAGCTCTGTCAAAAATACCACCaaatattggggaaaaaaaccattttttctgtaatacagCAGCACTGTCACACTGCCCTGGCTGAGAGCACGGAGCAAAGCCAGCAGCTCCACACAGATGTGCCGCATAGCTCACTATATacgtgtatatatgtatgtatacatacacacacacaaacatatgtGTATGgggcatgtatatatatatatgtgtgtgtgtatatatacgtgtgtgtatatatatatgcccTGGGCTTAGACAGCAGGAGCCTTTGGTGCAGTTTCAACGCTCTGCACTTTGCAGAGTGGCTGGCAGCGGGCATGAACCGCGGGTCTCCGTGTCACCTCGGTGCCGTTCCTGGCAGCTCTCACAGCATCCAGGGTAAAGCTCttctcatgcaaaaaaaaaaatctgatgcaaATAATATGTTTGTTACTcagaagcagctctgttttGAAGGCTGTTTCCTGCTCTTTGCATGTCCATGCAAACCTCAGTGGGTGGTACAGATATTCTGTAGCGGAATATTCCTAATATTTACATGTTAATAATATTTACATGTCGATACATGTAATATTTCCACATTGATGCAAATAGTGCTCAGCACAGAGCAGTGGCTCAGCCCAGGCAGGCAGGTGTATGTTCATACACCTGGGGTCACACAGACAGCGTGCAAGTGTCACAGCGGTGCTAGAGGGGGCTGAACTGGGATTTAGGAAGGATTTGGATACTCATAGCCCTGTTTAGATATGCATGTCAGCCCCGCATTTGGCACaggctgttatttttaaaattgccttttctctctttttgcatGACAGGCAAATATCCAAAACCATCAGTGATGCTCTGTAACACAATATCCCTCATATTTACATACCAATACCACAGACACCGTGAGCGGAGGGCAgacctgctctgtgctgcacagCACCGGTGGGCAGACACacactttattttctgcctCCAGCACACATCGGCACTGCCCAGCTCCCGCCGGAGCCGTGGAGCACTGCCTGACCATGGACATCACCTCTGGGACCTTCTGCACGCTTGAAGGAGTAGAAGGTAATTGGAATTATACTACAAATGCCAGTAATTCCTCCTAGTTAACTCCAAGTTTGCTGACATGAGGAGGTGACACTGTTGCACGAGGGTGAAGGCATCCACTGTGGTTgtaaattcatagaatcatagaatcattttggttggaaaggacctttgagatcatggagtccaaccgttaacccagcactgccaagtccaccactaaaccatctccctaagcaccacatctactcgtcttttaaatccctccagggatggtgactccaccacttccctgggcagcctgttccaatgcttgacaaccctttcagtgaagaaatttttcctgatatccaatctaaacctcccctggcacaacttgaggccgtttcctctcatcctatcacttgttacctgggagaagagactaacaccctcctcgtTACAACCATGTCCTCTCAGCGGCTGGGCTTAAAAAAATAGTTCCTGAGCTCCGGTGATAAACTCCTGGCTGCCCACAGGCTGTGTTATGGCTGTCAGGTGATCCTACAGGCTTCGTGTGTCTTATAAAATGTCCAAGGCATAGGCATTCAAAGCATCGTCCCAGTGAGTAAGTTCTCCCAGCCATGCTCCTAGCTGAGCCATGCAGCCACGAGGCGAGCCAGGCCAGCACGTGGCTCTGAAAGACAAGTTTTCCACCTTACATTAGTCATTCACCTCAGGAAACCCTCCATCAGCTACGAGTCGCCCTAGGCTGTTGCCTAGGTGACTTAGACCAGGGTGTTGATCATCCTGTCGATCATCCTGTCAATCATTCTCCCTGCCACCTCCACCAGCGCAGGtgcctctgcctgctgcaggcatCGCCCCTCAGCATCATCCAGGCAAACCCCCCACCCTTGCTGTCACCTCACTGCCGCAGCTCTGGTGCCCAGCCAAGTGCACG
This region of Nyctibius grandis isolate bNycGra1 chromosome 1, bNycGra1.pri, whole genome shotgun sequence genomic DNA includes:
- the LOC137668339 gene encoding taste receptor type 2 member 9-like — translated: MEDCHSQDQFNVTSYHATAVVFITLQAFAGMWINAFIVSVLCIAWVKKKSFNSNEKILLVLGCSSFWHLCIIWLYVFLSTLYLKYFCVCPIPQLLAATETFLNCFNLWVSACLSGFYCIKIANFRHVFFIYLKVKIDRLVPWLLLASVLVSLVLCVLAYKLNAELYCENMNSTALGNFSELNVGKDERFFPTYFIFGFIFATAFMAVIFSALLLLFSLWRHKCKMQTNSVKNISIDAHIKAMKFILSFFFIYSINFTCLILKLVYSMKKKKTEVVLISVFQYNLPAVHSFILIFSNPKLEKTLLRTLSWAKCKVCMR